TATTTGTCGCAGATGATTTCCTGCAAGAATTCCACCAAAAGGGCCTACAGAACATGAGACAATAGCTGAAGGCTTGAAGAAATATTCTTCTAAAAAACAATCCAATGTATTTTTTAATGCAGATGACACACTGTGATTATATTCAGGAGTAATCAGGGCATACCCATCTGCATCTTTGATAATTTTTTGAAGTTCTTGTAATTTTTCAGATAGAGAGTCCATTTCTTTGTACGTTTTATCAAGTAATGGAAGTTGCTAACTCCATAGGATCTGCCAAAAAAACTTGATGGCCTCTGTTTTGTAGTTTTTCAACTATCCATTTTGCAACTTTAATTCCATGTCTTTCAGATCTAACAGAGCCAGCAATAACTGCAATTTTTGCCAATAAGCACAGAGCAAGAAAACAGAACAAAAGATTTTTTCAAAATACTCTACCCAAAATAAATTCACAGAATTCATATATTGAGTAGATAGTTGAAGAGACAGAAAATGAGCAAGAACTTTTGGCACGACATAGAATCAGGAAATGACATTCCTGAAATTATTAATGTCATAGTTGAAATTCCAAAAGGTTCAATGAACAAATATGAATATGACAAAAAACACAACATGATAAAATTAGACAGAGTTCTTTTCTCACCCTTTCACTATCCAGGTGATTATGGACTTGTACCGCAATCTCTATCTGATGATGGGGATCCTCTTGATGCACTTGTTTTAGTAACAAACTCAACATATCCGGGAATTCTAATTGAGGCAAGGCCAATAGGATTGCTTCAAATGAAAGATGATGGTAAATTAGATGACAAAATAATTTGTGTTGCAACAAATGATCCTAGATATTTACACACTACGGATATTTCAGATATTGAAGACCACTACCGCTCAGAAATAGCCCATTTTTTCCAAGTGTACAAAGACTTGGAAGGAAAAAAAGTAGAAATATTGGGTTGGAAATCTGCCAAAGAAGCAAAAATTGTAATTGTTGAATCAATAAAGAGATACAAAGATACTTTGAAAAAATATTAACATGTCAAAAAAATGCGAACATTTCTCTGAAGAGAAAGATGTTTCTCCAAAAACAAAAAGTTGTGAAGAATGTGAAAAGGAACACTTGCCAGTTGTTGCAATTAGAATGTGTTTGACATGTGGTCATGTTGGATGCTGTGATTCATCAATTGGAAAACATGCCACTAAACACTTTGAGGAAACTGGACACCCAGTTATGAAAGCAATTCCTAATGACATTTGGAAGTGGTGTTATATTCATGAAGAGTATTATTGATTTTTTAGTATGATTAGTTCATTGTCCGTAGTTGTCTTTCAGTATCTCGAATAAAATCCTCATATTTCATAATCTGCGTAGTTATTCGAAATGCATTCATTTGGTCCTCGTTAGCTTTTGAGCCTAAGAGAGGCTTTCGAAGTGCCATCAGTCTCTGCTGTTCTTCTGTTGCCTTTAGAATATCATTTCTAAGATCTTCTCTTGTTGCCACATATCTCATACGTGAATTTGAGATTTAAGAATTTCAGCACATATTGATTTTTTAATAGTTACAAAAAGATATTTTTGATGACGGAGCATCAACTTGGAAAATGGGATCTATCAGAATTGGCAAAAGATCCAAAAAGTCCCGCATTTCAAAAACAGATTCAGGAATTAGAAAAACAGTCTAAAAAGTTTGAAAAAATAAAATCCAAATTAGATCCCAAAATACCATCTGAGAAATTTATGAATATTTTACATCAGGTAGAAGAAATCTCTGAGAAGATGAGCATGATTGGAGGGTACGCATCTTTGTCATATTCCTCAGACACACAATCAGATGAGGCAACATCACTTATGACAAAAATGTCAAAATTAGGTTCTGAGATATCAAACAAGATATTATTTTTTGATTTGTGGTGGAAAACACAAGTTGATGATAAAAATGCAAAAAGGCTTATGAAAAATGCCGGAGAGGTTACAGAATATCTCTCTCACAAGAGACTATTTGCAAAATATGCTCTCAGTGAACCCGAAGAGAGAATAATCAACACCCTAGATGTAACTGGAGTATCTGCACTTGTAAAACTCTATGACAAGATAACAAACGCGTACGAGTATAAAATGAAGATAGGAAATAAAACAAAAAAGATGACAAGAGAAGAACTTACAAATTATGTTCGAAGCACAAATTCAAAAGTTCGTGAAACTGCCTACAAAACAATTCTTACAAAATATACTGAAAACAAGGGGGTAATTGGAGAAATATACCAAAATATTGTTCTCAATTGGAGAGATGAGGGTATCGAGATTAGAGGATACAAATCCCCAATATCTATGAGAAACATTGGAAACGATGTAGATGATAAAACTATAGAGTCTCTTCTTTCAGTGTGTAGAAAAAATTCCCCAGTATTTCAAAAATTCTTTATTCAAAAAGCAAAGATGCTGAAAATGAAAAAATTGAGAAGATATGATTTGTACGCACCAGCAGCAGCAAACATCAAAGAAAAAAATTATTCATACAACAATTCTGTAAAACTAGTTTTTGAGTCTCTAGGAAAATTCAGTGAAACATTAGAAGAATTTGCAAGAAAAGTATTCAATGAGAATCACATTGATTCATCAGTAAGACAAGGAAAAAGAGACGGAGCATTTTGCAGTACTCTTACTCCAAAAATCACACCATATGTTCTAGTAAACTTTACAGGAAAGTCAAGGGATGTCTTTACTTTAGCTCATGAATTAGGCCATGCAGTTCACAGTCAAGCTGCGCAAGACAGATCAATTCTTGTTCAAGATGCCCCATTGCCCCTAGCAGAGACTGCATCCACATTTTCAGAATTGCTCCTATATGATAATTTGTCAGACAAAATTTCAGATAACGAGAAAAAGATCATGTTGTCTGAAAAAATAGATGATCTTTATGCAACAATTCTCAGACAATCATTTTTTACAATTTTTGAAGTAGATGCTCATGAGCAGATTGGAAAAGGAACTACTGTTGATGAAATTTCAAAGACATATCTGAAAAATCTCAAAGAGCAATTTGGAAATTCAGTGAATCTTTCAGAAGACTTTGCAATAGAGTGGAGTTGTATTCCACACTTTTATCATACACCGTTTTACTGCTATGCATATTCTTTTGGAAATTTACTTGCATTGTCTCTATTTCAAAGATACAAGAAGGAAGGAGAGGACTTTGTTCCATCATATATTGAAATTCTTGCTGCAGGTGGTTCTAAGAAACCAGAGAAACTCCTCTTAGAGCATGGCTTTGATATAAGATCTCCAAAGTTTTGGCAAGAAGGATTTGATTATGTTAGGGAACAAGTTAGAACATTATCATCATTAAATTAGATTTTAAATTAATGGGGCCGGCAGTCCAACGCATGGACTGCCGGCTTGTTCCCCGAACGGTTTGAATTCGATGTCATCCTACAAAAAATGACAATCTGATTTAAATGTTTGAAGTTATTTTAGGCCCAATTTTTTGGTTTAATTTTCCTAATAGTGCCAGCAAGAATGCCAATAGTAAATCCTAATTGATAAAGAAAATACAAAAGAACTTCAAATGTACTAGGAGTAAGATCTGTGAATCTACTCAAACCAGTCAGTAGAAGTAAAAGAACGCTGGAAAATAAAACAAAAATTTTTGCCACTCCACTAAGATTTGTAAATTTCAAAAGAACAAATGTCATCACAGTAACAGAAATTGCCAAGATGGTAAGAAATCCAGTATTCATTCCAAAAATCAAAAATAGTGATGAAGCAATCTCACCAGTACTTGCTGCAGGTAAATTGAAGAGATCAATTTTTTCAGGAGATGCAAATCTAGGAACACTCAAAATGGCATTTGCTAAAAACAAAAAAAACAGTGTTACAGATACTGTCTTTAGATGGTTTTGAAGACGTGGGAATCGTACAAGAATAGAGCGTCCAAGAATTATTCCTTGAATAAGACCAATGCCAAAAACTGCCAATATTGCAATTAGTTGTGTTATAGGATCATTGAATGTCTCAATAAGAAAAGGAATTAGTGCCATTACCAGTTAGATTATTGTAATAATGAGAATATTATCTAACGGATATACTATTTTCGTGAACTTACCAATGACTAAAGTCAATTGGCTTCTTCCTGCTTCAACGACCGAGTTTCTGATCTCCACAGGCGTGCATTCCTACGGTTCCCGCAGTAGTATGTCTGAACACAATCCATTTTCGGCTTTACGTAACAAATGGTGCATGTTCATATTATTGATACGACCGTATTTGCCTAACTCTAACATGTTATTAATTACACATGTATTGGATTTGAATATTTGATTGTGTTTTGTTTTGAGTTGTGGTGTGTTCGCTTTCCCAACCCTAAAGGGTGTGGGTTTTTCCGCACGCATCTGTAAAAATCATCTAATTATGATGTTTTAGTGTGCAAAATAGGAGTAAATTTTATAATTTCCTTACTATTTGGAACACCATGCAAAAATTAATTTTTTTATTTGTTTTAGTTGCATTAATTGGAATTTCAGCAAATTATGCATATTCACAAGAAATGAGTCTTGCAACTTTTCAAGAATCAGCTCAAATAGTTGTAGACAATAGCATATCCCAAAATGTAACGGCGTCAATAACATTGCAAAGTACAAGTATTCAAGAGATTAAAATTCCAGCAGAATTAGAACAAGAAATAAGAGAAGATAAGAGAATAAAGGCAATAATTTTGACTAATCAAGATCAATGCGTTCTAGGAGTAGTAGATCAATCATGCATTATGATAAATGTTGCAAGAAATCCAGAAGATAAAGGAATCATAGCAATTCAAGGATCTACAAAAGAGATTGCGCAATTATACATAGAGGATATTAATCGAGTATTTGATACAGATGCAAAATTTCATTCAATTTTCATTCATACTGATGATGAATCAAATAGAGCATTTGAAACTTCAGGAATTATTTCTGGAAAGGGCATGATTTCAGCAGTATACACTATGACTCAAGAAGATACCAATTCAATGTATGAAAAAATTTCAGCAATTTTAATTCCAAAAGTAATTAGAGATTCAGGAGGATTTTATGAGGCTGCAAAGAATCTATCATCTCACGAAAATGCAAAGATGACATTTTCTTTAATTCCACTTGAATCAAAATCACTTTTGCAGTTAAGATTATCAGTAAATTATCCAAATACGGCATCAAAGATTTCGGAAATTAGCCCACTAGAATTTCTAAAAGTAGAGAACCTAAATAGATCAGACTATTTTTCATCTGGGTTTTATCCTCTAAATTCCATAATTCAGGTAGTAGTTTTATCTCCTGAAAATACCAAAGTTTCAGATGTTAGAGGAAACATCATCCCAACACAAATAATTGATAATGAAAATATTCCAACAGACATTACAGAGAAAGGATGGGTTTTTGATCCACAAGAAGGACAAAGGATTCAAGGAAAATATATTTTTGGCAAAGATACAACAGTTAACAAAAAAGAATTAGAGTTTTCACTTGGCGGCAAACAATTACAAACCAAGGAACCAGAAAAAACAGAATTCGATGAATCAATCATTGTTGTAATCATCATCGCCAGTGTTGCAATTGCTGCTGCAATGTTCTATCTTAAAGGCTATAGAAAATAATTACAACAAGAGAACAGCTGCTGCAAATACAGTAGTCCATTTTCCATCTTTATCACCTTTTGTGGACTGGGTGATATTTTTTGTATGATAAATTTTACCTGAAATAGACCACTGTTGTCTTTTTTCATCCCAGTTTTTGTCAACATCAAATGGAATTCCTAAGGAAGATGCCAACATTTGGGCTGCAATGTCTTCAGCATAATCACCAGCTTGAGTCTCATTTTGACCAAAAGATTCGTATTCAGAGAGATACCCATATCTGCTATTATCCTTTGGTAGTGCAATACCTACAGAAGCTGCACACATCCTATATGGCTCTCGAGTCTGATTCTTTGAATAAATTGTAAATAATATCTGCCCAGGGCTAATTTGCTTGAGACCTTCTTTTCTTGAAATCAATTTTGCTTTAGGTGGAAATATACTTGAAATCAGTACAAGGTTGGTTCCAGCAATTCCTGCATCCCTTAATGCATATTCAAAACTTGTTAGTCTATCTTCATGTACTCCTTTTCCTTTTGTAAGAAATAATTTTTTAGCAACTAAATCAAGCATTTCTGAATTCATGAAAGATAGTTATTATTTATACTTTAATTGAGACAGAAAATTTTTAAAATCAATATAAAAAATTCCCAAACTCTTTGTCTAATCGCCTTTTCTTTTCTTCTTTCTTTTATCAGGGGATTTTTGGATTTGCGTCAAAAAGATGAATGTAAAAAATGCCCCTAAACCAACATTGATGACGCCCATAAAAGTAAGCATCATGGTCATTGAAGGAGGTGCAACAGACAATCCAATTATAATTCCCATCACTCCGGTGGCATAAAACAGCATCATCAAAACCTTAACCCTTGTTGGTTCAATGTATCTCATAAGAGGTATCAAAATACGACATTATTATAAACTGATGTTCTGTCGGGTTATCAAGACCCATAAATAATACAGGTGAGAATAATAGTTGTTGAGAGCCACAAAGTCAATCAAACAAAAAATCCCACATAACAATGATCTTGATTCCATGATGAGTGTATTCACAAAGATGATAAACCAATCAATAAAGATTGGATTAAAAAACAACTGCTCGACTTTGAAACGATTATCAACACTGGCATACTATGACTTGGAT
This genomic window from Nitrosopumilus ureiphilus contains:
- a CDS encoding NADPH-dependent FMN reductase, with the protein product MDSLSEKLQELQKIIKDADGYALITPEYNHSVSSALKNTLDCFLEEYFFKPSAIVSCSVGPFGGILAGNHLRQISAEMGAPAIQSRLPISKVQEVFDNDGKLIDENYERITFR
- a CDS encoding NADPH-dependent FMN reductase codes for the protein MAKIAVIAGSVRSERHGIKVAKWIVEKLQNRGHQVFLADPMELATSIT
- a CDS encoding inorganic diphosphatase is translated as MSKNFWHDIESGNDIPEIINVIVEIPKGSMNKYEYDKKHNMIKLDRVLFSPFHYPGDYGLVPQSLSDDGDPLDALVLVTNSTYPGILIEARPIGLLQMKDDGKLDDKIICVATNDPRYLHTTDISDIEDHYRSEIAHFFQVYKDLEGKKVEILGWKSAKEAKIVIVESIKRYKDTLKKY
- a CDS encoding UBP-type zinc finger domain-containing protein, with product MSKKCEHFSEEKDVSPKTKSCEECEKEHLPVVAIRMCLTCGHVGCCDSSIGKHATKHFEETGHPVMKAIPNDIWKWCYIHEEYY
- a CDS encoding M3 family oligoendopeptidase; amino-acid sequence: MTEHQLGKWDLSELAKDPKSPAFQKQIQELEKQSKKFEKIKSKLDPKIPSEKFMNILHQVEEISEKMSMIGGYASLSYSSDTQSDEATSLMTKMSKLGSEISNKILFFDLWWKTQVDDKNAKRLMKNAGEVTEYLSHKRLFAKYALSEPEERIINTLDVTGVSALVKLYDKITNAYEYKMKIGNKTKKMTREELTNYVRSTNSKVRETAYKTILTKYTENKGVIGEIYQNIVLNWRDEGIEIRGYKSPISMRNIGNDVDDKTIESLLSVCRKNSPVFQKFFIQKAKMLKMKKLRRYDLYAPAAANIKEKNYSYNNSVKLVFESLGKFSETLEEFARKVFNENHIDSSVRQGKRDGAFCSTLTPKITPYVLVNFTGKSRDVFTLAHELGHAVHSQAAQDRSILVQDAPLPLAETASTFSELLLYDNLSDKISDNEKKIMLSEKIDDLYATILRQSFFTIFEVDAHEQIGKGTTVDEISKTYLKNLKEQFGNSVNLSEDFAIEWSCIPHFYHTPFYCYAYSFGNLLALSLFQRYKKEGEDFVPSYIEILAAGGSKKPEKLLLEHGFDIRSPKFWQEGFDYVREQVRTLSSLN
- a CDS encoding pyruvoyl-dependent arginine decarboxylase; this translates as MLDLVAKKLFLTKGKGVHEDRLTSFEYALRDAGIAGTNLVLISSIFPPKAKLISRKEGLKQISPGQILFTIYSKNQTREPYRMCAASVGIALPKDNSRYGYLSEYESFGQNETQAGDYAEDIAAQMLASSLGIPFDVDKNWDEKRQQWSISGKIYHTKNITQSTKGDKDGKWTTVFAAAVLLL